A stretch of DNA from Plantibacter sp. Leaf314:
TTGCCGCTGGAAGCCGTGGTCGAACGATGACGTCGACGTCGCCTGTGGCCTCGGTGCGACTCATGCGTCGAATCCCACCTCGCCGACCGCGGCCGCGAGCATTCGCGGCCTCGGTCGGCGAGGTCGTGTTCAGTGCGCAGTACTGGTCGGCGCGCCCACCTTGAGGGTCACCTGGACGGGGTCGAGGTCAGGAGCCGTCACGTCGACCGTGATGGTTCCCATGCCAGTCGGGCGGACGATCGCGAGGAGGCGCCCATCGAAGGTCGTGAACTCCTGCGCGTCGAACTTCTCCATCGTGTCGGGGCGCGCACTGCCGAGCCCCTGCAGGGTCCCTACGCCGCTGACTTCGACCCTGACGGCACGGTCGACATTGCTCGCGAGGGTGCCGCGTTCGTCGCGGAGCTCGACGGTGATGAAGCTGAGGTCCGAAGAGTCGTCGAGGAGCAGGTCGCGATCGACACTCACCGCCAGCTGCAGCTTGGTGGAGGCGGCGAGGAGGCTGGTCCGGCCGACCGTCTCCCCTCCAGTGATCGCGACGGCGGTGAGTTCGCCCGGCGCATACGGCACCTCGAAGGTGGACCGATAGCGGTTGTCGCGACCACTCGGGGCCCGTCCGATGCTGTCGCCGTTCAGCAACAGTTCGACCTCGTCGGCGTCGCTGTACACCTCGACGGTGATCGGCGAGCCGACGGCGACGTCCCAGCTCCAGCTGGCGATGCTGTCGGACCACGTCCATGGGCTGGCCTGCTGATGCGTGCCGCGCGGGTGGGGGCGCTGCACGGCGATGAAGGGCTCGTGCCGCAAGCCGAAGACGATCTCGCGGTAGTACGAGGCGGGACGCCGTAGTCCGGTGATGTCGATGTCCCCGCACCATGCCGCCAGCCACGGGTAGGGAGCTGCGAACAAGGGGGCCTCGTCGTCAGAGAGGTACTGCATGCGTCCGATGCCGGCCTCGCCCAGGTAGTCCCAACCGGTCCAGGTGAAGTCGCCGATGACATGCGGGTTGTCCTGCACCAGCCGCCAATTGGTGTCGATGTTCGTGGGGAACGTCTCGGTGCCGACGATGATGCGGTTGGGGAATGCCGTGCGGTCGGCGGCGTACCGGGAGTCGCCGTAGTTGAGGCCCGCGACATCCACGATGGCGAACGATTCCGCGGTCTTCTCCGTCACGATGTCGGAGGAGTTGATCACGCCCATGAGGTCGCCCGCAGCGTTCACTCCACCTGGGGCGCTGCCGTCGTCCTGCGCACCCATGAGGGCGGCGATGTCCGTGAGGACGGAGACGAATCCGTTGATGCTGTTCGTGAGATACCTGGTGTCGTCGAGCGAGCGAATCTTCTCGGCGATCTTGCGCCCCCACCCAGATCCGAGTGGGGTGCCCGTCTCGGGGATCTCGTTGCCGATGGAGTAGAAGATGACGGAGGGGTGATTGAAGTCCTTCGCGACCAGTGCCTCGACGTCACGCTCCCACCATTCGGGGAAGGACAACGAGTAGTCGAACGTGGACTTGCCGACGGTCCACATGTCGAAGGTCTCGTCCATGACGAGCATGCCGTGTCGGTCGCAGGCGTCGAGCATCGCTTGACTGAGCGGGTTGTGAGAGCTGCGGATGGCGTTGAATCCTGCCTCTTTGAGGAGTTGCACGCGTCGCTCTTCGGCGCGACCGATCGAGGCAGCGCCGAGGATGCCATTGTCATGGTGGATGCACGCGCCGCGGAGCTTCACGGTCGTCCCGTTGATCCGCAGGCCGTCATGGGGGTCGAGCTGCAGGGTGCGAATACCGAAGACCGTCTCACGTTCCTCGGCGGTGACCTCTCCGTCGAGCACAGTGCTGACGGCCGTGTACAGGGATGGGTGGTCGACGTCCCAGAGCTCCGGGGAGGCGACGTAGAGTCGCTGACGGACGACGGATGTCGACCCGGCTCGGATGGTGAGCGGGGCTGTGTCGGAGGTGACGGCGCGTCCGTCCGGGGCCCGGAGGACCGTGGTGATCGAGCGGTGAGCGGTGGCGGTGCTTTCGTTCTGGACTGTGGTCATGACTTCGACGACGGCGCGGCTCGCATCGATGTCGGGGGTCGTGATCTGTGTGCCGGTCGGGGTGAGGTGGACGAGTTCCGTGACATGCAGCACTGCGTCGCGGTGCATGCCGACGCCGGTGTACCAACGAGAGTCCTCGTGCGCGCGCGATTCCACGCGGATGGAGTTCGACTCGCCGTACTTCAGGTAGGGGTCGAGCGGAACGAAGAAGGTCGAGTACCCGAACGGGCGCTGGGCGGCGAATACGTCGTTGACGTAGACCATCGCATCGCGATGGACTCCTTGGAGCTCCAGGGTCACGCGCTTGTCCCGGTACTCCTCAGAGATGTCGAGCGTTTTGGTGTACTCGACGCTCGCGCTGGGGAAATAGCCGGTGTGAGCGGAGCGACCGGCGTCACCGGAACGGTCCCGGTGGATGAGTGCGTCGTGTGGTAGCCGGACGGTGACTGCCTCCGCGGACGCACTCTGAAGAGCCTCGAAGATGCTCTTGTGCTCGCGGACGCTCCAGTCGTCGTTGAATGAGGTGGTCGTCATGATTGCTCCTTCGTCTGGGGCAGTCGCCCCGGGTGGTGGTCGGTGTCGCAGCCCACGTGTTGCGGTCCGTTCAAGCGGCCCGTGCTGCATGTGCCGCGGAACGGATTCGGTCCAGGAGGGCGAACGTTTGGATCGAGGCATCCAGCGGGTGCAGCGGATGTTCCGATAGGCCCTGGGCGATGGCGTCCCCGACGGCGCGCAGCATCGGGACGTATCCATGGCCTTCCGTTTCGATCGTGGTGGTCGTAGGCGACCCGAACGCCTCTTCGATAGTGCCGGCGTGGGTGGTGAAGCGGGTGGCCGCCCAGAACGGGGCCGGCACGTCGATCCACCCCTCGGTTCCATTGACCGAGGCGCTGGGATCGATGTACTCGACCATCGAGGCGGCGAGGTCGGCGAATCGTCCGTCGGGGTACTCGAGGCTCGCGCGGCAGTTGAGGTCGACGCCGTCCAGTCGACGCACCTGGGTGGCATCGACGCGCATTGGCGTTCCGAGGAGGTCGAGTGCGAGTGTCACTGGGTAGATCCCCTGATCGAGCAGAGTGCTGCTGGATCGGACCCGGGACCAGCGCGCCGACTCCGCCGTGTCGAACGGGAGTCCGAACGACGCTCGGATACTTCGCACCTGTCCGATCGCGCCGGCTCGGATCGTCTCCACGAGACTGCGATACGCAGGAGCGAACTTCATCCACATCCCCTCCATCGCGAATCGGCGCGATTCCCGCGCGACACGCGCGATGGTCCGCGCTTCGTCCGCGTCGACACCGATCGGCTTCTCGATCAGGACGTGTTTGCCAGCTCGGAGCGCTGCGAGCGCGATCGACAGGTGGGTCGCATGCGGGGTGGCGATGTAGACGATGTCGAGCTCAGGATCGGCGAGCATCTCGTCGAGATGCCCGAACGCTCTAGCCGCTTGGTGCTCTGAGGCGAATGCCGCTGCCGTCGAGGCATCACGCGAGCAGACCGCGAGTAGACGGGCGGCGTCCAGGTGCCGGAGGTCCGAGCAGATGGACCTCGAGATGTCGCCGGTACCGATGACACCCCACGCCAGTGGGTTCCCCAAGGCGTTCATCATCCCTGCTCTACAAGAGCACTCGCGCGCCGTGCCGACAGGTCGCGTTGCATCTGGGACATGGACTTGTCGATATTGAGGAAGAACACGATTACCGCTATCAGGACCGACACGATCAGTGGCAGCCAGAGGTAGAGGAAAATCTCGACGTCGATCGCCGATTGTGGCTGCGAGGCGGCGGCACCGTCGTAGGCGCCGAAAGCGAGCAGCCAACCGACGAGGGCCGTACCGAGGCCGGCGCCGAAGTTCTGGCCGGCGGTCGCTGCGGCGTAGGTCATTCCGTCCAAGCGGACGCCGCTCTTCCACTCCCCGTAGTCGACGACGTCGGCGACCAGGGCGAACATGACCGAGGCCGTCGGGATGCCGCCGAGCGCGCGGATCAAACTGCCGACGAGGAGGAGGGTGATGTTGGTGGGGTCGATGAGCGTGATGAGCGCGCCGGCGACGGTCAGGCCGGTGCCGATCAGGACCGGAGTTCGTTTACCGAACCGCCCGATGATGGTGGGCATGAACCACATTCCGAGCAGCAGTGGCGCGAGGCCCGCGATGCTGAGCAGGCCGAACAACGCGGGGTCGTCGAGGACGTCGGAGGCGAAGTAGATGCCGATGCCCGCTGTTCCCTGGACCATGTACTGCAGGAGGAAGAATCCGAAGACGAGGAAGAAATAGGGGTTGCGGAACAAGATGCGAATCGTCTTGCCCAGTGGTCTCTTCGGCTCGGAGCTCGTGTTGGCGGTGGTGTGCACGCGTTCCTTCGTGCCGAAGAACACGATCAGGAGCGTGATCGCGGCGATGCCACCGTAAATGAGGGTCGTCGCCGTCCAGCCTCCTTGTCCGCCGCCAAAGGCAGTCAGCAGCGGAATCGTCAGCGTGTTCACCAGAAGGGTGGTCAGAATCGCGCAGAAGGTGCGGATCACGGTGAGGGACACACGCGTCCGGGAGTCGGACGTGATCACGGACAGCAGCGTGTGATATGCGAGGTTGGAGCTGACGAAGCCGACGCCGAGGCACAGGAAATAGAAGACGAACGCGTAGATCTCTTTGCCGGTCTCGTTCAGTCCTGCGGGGACGTTGAACAGCAGAACGAAAGAGATGACGAGGACGGGCATGCTGAAGAGGATCCAAGGCCGCGCCTTGCCCCAGCGCGTCGAGGTCTTGTCGACCAGAGTGCCGACGACGAGGTCGAGCGTGCCGTCAAGCACACGTCCGAGCAGCAACAGGGTGCCCGCGATTGCGGCACCGACACCGACGGTGTCAGTCAGGTAAAACAGGAGGAATGCCGACGCGGGCGCGAAGATCAGATTCGCGCCGATGTCGCCCACGCCGTAAGAGAGTTTCTCGCGAAGCTTGAGCTTCTCGCCTGAACGGTCTGCGTGGATGGCCGCTCCGACCGCTTCCGCGGAAAGCGCGGCGGTGACCGACTCTTCGGTACTGAGAGCGACTGCGGCGCGCATCTGCTCGCCCTGTACCCGCCCGGGATCTTTCGCCATGGATGACTCCTTCGTCATAGCAGTGTCCGCAAGGCATCCCTGCAACAACAGGAAGTTGGTGACGCGTGACACTGACGCGCGTTAGTAACGCGCGACATCAAGCTAGGCGCTCTTGTGCCACCTGTCAACCGGGCTGTGCCAGAATTCATAAATGACCGCAACAACGCCCGGCCGCCGAGCGACGAGCTCAGATGTCGCTCGACGTGCGGGGCTGTCTCGGACGACGGTGAGCCAGATCCTCAACGGGAACGTGGACAGCTTCCCGCAGGAGACGCGCGACCGCGTCTCGATGGCTGCGGCAGAGCTGAACTACCGTCCATCGCGGGCAGGCCGCGCTCTCGCGACGGGGGTGAGTGACATGGTCGTCATCGTCATTCCGAGCGCTACCTTCGGCCCGCATCTTCAGAACGCTGTCGATCAGATCACTGAGGCCTCGGCCGTCCTCGGATTGAGCGTCGTCGTCCGCTTCGCCGGTCGCGACACGACCGCGACGCTCACCTCGGTCCTTGACCTCAGGCCGATGGCCATCATTGACTTCGGAGTCTTCGCGCCCGAGCAGGGGCGGATGCTCGAAGCGTCCGGCAGTCGCTTGATTCCGTCCGGACCCGAAGCCGGTCGCGATGTGACGGACGAATTGGATCTGTTCATCGGGCGCCTCCAGGTGCGCGAGCTCGTCCGCTGCGGAAAGCGGCGCATGATCTACGCACAACTGCAGGACTCGCGCTCAGCCCCGTATGGCGAATCACGGCTCAGGGGTGTTCGAGCGGAATGCTCCGAGCTCGGCCTCCTCGAGCCGGTCGTGATCCGGGTGCAACTCAATGCAGACTCCGCTACAGATGCTCTGGCATCCGCGCTCACGGTGATCGGAGCTGACGACGTGGCCGTATGCGCCTATAACGACGACGTCGCCATCGCCGTCATCGCGGCTGCGCGCCGGTTGAACCTCGACGTGCCCGCCCAGGTCGGCGTCCTCGGTGTCGATCACACGATGCTCGGCCAACTCATCGCGCCGCGTCTCACCACCGTGCACATTGACCTCCCAACGATCATCGACGCGTTCCTCGGGCAGCTCGCGGTCATCCGCGGTGCGGCGGCGATGAACGCGGGTGCTGCTCTCGAGCCGG
This window harbors:
- a CDS encoding glycoside hydrolase family 2 TIM barrel-domain containing protein, with the protein product MTTTSFNDDWSVREHKSIFEALQSASAEAVTVRLPHDALIHRDRSGDAGRSAHTGYFPSASVEYTKTLDISEEYRDKRVTLELQGVHRDAMVYVNDVFAAQRPFGYSTFFVPLDPYLKYGESNSIRVESRAHEDSRWYTGVGMHRDAVLHVTELVHLTPTGTQITTPDIDASRAVVEVMTTVQNESTATAHRSITTVLRAPDGRAVTSDTAPLTIRAGSTSVVRQRLYVASPELWDVDHPSLYTAVSTVLDGEVTAEERETVFGIRTLQLDPHDGLRINGTTVKLRGACIHHDNGILGAASIGRAEERRVQLLKEAGFNAIRSSHNPLSQAMLDACDRHGMLVMDETFDMWTVGKSTFDYSLSFPEWWERDVEALVAKDFNHPSVIFYSIGNEIPETGTPLGSGWGRKIAEKIRSLDDTRYLTNSINGFVSVLTDIAALMGAQDDGSAPGGVNAAGDLMGVINSSDIVTEKTAESFAIVDVAGLNYGDSRYAADRTAFPNRIIVGTETFPTNIDTNWRLVQDNPHVIGDFTWTGWDYLGEAGIGRMQYLSDDEAPLFAAPYPWLAAWCGDIDITGLRRPASYYREIVFGLRHEPFIAVQRPHPRGTHQQASPWTWSDSIASWSWDVAVGSPITVEVYSDADEVELLLNGDSIGRAPSGRDNRYRSTFEVPYAPGELTAVAITGGETVGRTSLLAASTKLQLAVSVDRDLLLDDSSDLSFITVELRDERGTLASNVDRAVRVEVSGVGTLQGLGSARPDTMEKFDAQEFTTFDGRLLAIVRPTGMGTITVDVTAPDLDPVQVTLKVGAPTSTAH
- a CDS encoding LacI family DNA-binding transcriptional regulator: MTATTPGRRATSSDVARRAGLSRTTVSQILNGNVDSFPQETRDRVSMAAAELNYRPSRAGRALATGVSDMVVIVIPSATFGPHLQNAVDQITEASAVLGLSVVVRFAGRDTTATLTSVLDLRPMAIIDFGVFAPEQGRMLEASGSRLIPSGPEAGRDVTDELDLFIGRLQVRELVRCGKRRMIYAQLQDSRSAPYGESRLRGVRAECSELGLLEPVVIRVQLNADSATDALASALTVIGADDVAVCAYNDDVAIAVIAAARRLNLDVPAQVGVLGVDHTMLGQLIAPRLTTVHIDLPTIIDAFLGQLAVIRGAAAMNAGAALEPGDVVWVVPGDSC
- a CDS encoding MFS transporter, with translation MAKDPGRVQGEQMRAAVALSTEESVTAALSAEAVGAAIHADRSGEKLKLREKLSYGVGDIGANLIFAPASAFLLFYLTDTVGVGAAIAGTLLLLGRVLDGTLDLVVGTLVDKTSTRWGKARPWILFSMPVLVISFVLLFNVPAGLNETGKEIYAFVFYFLCLGVGFVSSNLAYHTLLSVITSDSRTRVSLTVIRTFCAILTTLLVNTLTIPLLTAFGGGQGGWTATTLIYGGIAAITLLIVFFGTKERVHTTANTSSEPKRPLGKTIRILFRNPYFFLVFGFFLLQYMVQGTAGIGIYFASDVLDDPALFGLLSIAGLAPLLLGMWFMPTIIGRFGKRTPVLIGTGLTVAGALITLIDPTNITLLLVGSLIRALGGIPTASVMFALVADVVDYGEWKSGVRLDGMTYAAATAGQNFGAGLGTALVGWLLAFGAYDGAAASQPQSAIDVEIFLYLWLPLIVSVLIAVIVFFLNIDKSMSQMQRDLSARRASALVEQG
- a CDS encoding Gfo/Idh/MocA family protein, coding for MMNALGNPLAWGVIGTGDISRSICSDLRHLDAARLLAVCSRDASTAAAFASEHQAARAFGHLDEMLADPELDIVYIATPHATHLSIALAALRAGKHVLIEKPIGVDADEARTIARVARESRRFAMEGMWMKFAPAYRSLVETIRAGAIGQVRSIRASFGLPFDTAESARWSRVRSSSTLLDQGIYPVTLALDLLGTPMRVDATQVRRLDGVDLNCRASLEYPDGRFADLAASMVEYIDPSASVNGTEGWIDVPAPFWAATRFTTHAGTIEEAFGSPTTTTIETEGHGYVPMLRAVGDAIAQGLSEHPLHPLDASIQTFALLDRIRSAAHAARAA